The nucleotide sequence CGCGATACCCGCGTGCTGATGAAGCTCGTCGTCGACGGCGCGACTGATCGCGTGCTCGGCTGCCACATCGTCGGCGATGCTGCCGCCGAGATCACCCAGGCGGTCGCGATCGCGGTCAAGATGAAGGCGACCAAGGCTGATTTCGACTCCACCATCGCGCTGCACCCGACCGCCGCCGAGGAACTCGTCACCATGCGCACGCCGACCGCACGCCACGTGCGGCAGGCGGCGGAGTAGGGGCGCAGTGCTTTCAATGCAGCGTTGCCGCCGCGGCCTCGTCGACCGCGGCCATCAGGTCGGCCGTATCCGATTGCTGGATCATGTGGCCTGAGTTCGGGACGCGGCGCATCTTGCTGTGCTTGATTTCATCATGCAGCCGGCCGGACTGCTCGTCGATGTCGATGAGACGATCGTTCTCACCGGCCAGGATGATGACCGGCATGGACAATTCGCCGTACGTCTTCGCAGACTGAATGGCCGCAGGCACCATCAATGCTGCCTCGGCGGCGCCGGCACGCAGCTGCGACGGACGCACGGCCAGTGCTTTCGGGAAGCCATCGAATTTTTGCGGGACGGATCTGGGCCCGAACAGTCGGCGCAGCGTGGCCGGCCACATCAGGCGGCTGAGGATCGGTGAAATCGTGTGGCTGAGGATATCGCCAAACCCCGGTATCGCCGGCCCGGCCATCGCCATCATCGCGTCGGTGCGGGCCGTCGGGAAATAGTATCCCGACGCCAGTATCAGCGCCTCGACCATTGAAGGATGCCTGCTCGCCAGGGCGACCGCCACGGACGCTCCCCAGGAATGTCCGAGCACGATCACCTTGCCGACGCCAAGGTGCGCAAGGGCATCCCTGAAAAGATCGGCTTGGGCCGCAGGCGTCCAAACGACATTTCGGGGCCTCTGGCTGTGGCCGAATCCGGGACGATCGAACACGATCACGCGATAGTCCTTGGCGGCAAGATCGATCAGACCACTGGACTCGAAATCCTGGATCATGCTGCCGTTGCCATGGAGCAGGACCAATGGCCGACCGGATCCCCGCTCGACATAGTGTAGGCGGACGCCGTCGATGTCGATGAATCGTCCTTGTGGCGGGTTATCGCGCTGTGCCTTGTCGGACAGCCGTCGATTGATGGCCGCGGCCGCAACCATCAGGCCGGCCGTCGCGACGATCGCGGAGGCGAGGGGATGTGCCGTCAGAGCACCAAGGGTCCTGGCCGCCGGCGATTGCGAACGTCTTTTCAGGATGCGCATATTGACTTTCGTTGAACGGCGTCAGCTGTTGGATGACGGCAAGGGATGGGCTTCGGATCAGCGTCCGGGTCGCATGACGACCTTGATGACGCCGGCTTCTTTGTCGCGGAATTTCTGGTACATCTCGGGCGCGTCTTCGAGACTGGCCGGATGAGTCACCACAAAGCTGGGGTCGATCTCGCCCTCGATGATCTTGGCGAGCAGCGGCCTGGTGTAGGCTTGAACATGGGTTTGCCCGGTTTTGATCGTCAGACCCTTGTTCATGGCGGCGCCGAGCGGGATCTTGTCACCCATTCCGACATAGAAGCCGGGAATCGATATCGTGCCTGCCTTGCGACAGGCCATGATGGCCTGTCGCAGGACGTGAACGCGATCCGTCGCGAGGAATGTCGCGGCCTTGACCTTGTCGAGCACCGCGTCGGCCGAGCCATGACCCGATGCTTCGCAACCCACTGCATCGATGCAGCTGTCCGGACCACGCTTATTGGTTCGCCTCATCAACTCCTCATGAACGTCGGCCTTCGAGAAATCGATGATTTCCGCGCCGCCGGCTTCCGCCATCTCGAGGCGCTCGGGCACTTCGTCGATCGCTATGATGCGTCCCGCCCCCAGCATGAGAGCGGAGCGGATCGCGAACTGACCGACCGGACCGCATCCCCAGATCGCGACCGTGTCGCCCGGTTCGATCTGCGCATTGACCGCCGCCATGTAGCCCGTCGGAAAGATGTCAGACAGGAACAACGCCTGCTCGTCCGTGATGCTGTCGGGAATCTTGATGGGACCGATATCGGCCATGGGGACGCGCAGATATTCGGCCTGTCCGCCTGAATAGCCACCCAGCATGTGGCTGAAGCCGAAGAGTCCCGCGGGCGATTGTCCCATCGCTTTGGCCGCGACCTCCGCGTTCGGATTGGTCCGGTCGCAGCAGGAAAACAATCCCTGCTGGCAGAACCAACAATTCCCGCAGCTGATCGTAAAAGGAACCACGACGCGGTCGCCGATCGCGAGATTCGTGACTTCCGAACCCAGCTCGATCACCTCGCCCATATTCTCATGGCCAAGGATGTCGCCGCTTTCCATCGTCGGCTGGTAACCGTCAAAGAGATGGAGGTCCGAGCCACAGATGGCACAGGCGGTAATTTTGATGATCGCATCGCGCGCATGCTGAATTTTGGGATCGGGGACCGTGTCCACCCGGACGTCGCCTTTGCCGTGCCAACAGAGTGCACGCATGGTCAAATCTCCATTCTTGGGGACGGCATGCGCATTCGCGGGTCATGTCGTGCAATCGCAACAGGGGCCGCGACGGTATGTTCCTAAAACGGAATGGTGCGACAGGTGGAGGAAGACAGCCGAGGGCCGGCGCAGGTCGCCCTGGCGATGCCGAGCCAGGCCTTGATCGCTTGCCGGCGAGCATAGGAACGAACCACCAGGGTTCGTTTGAGATTCATTGGCGATTTGACGCGAACAGCAGGAAACGTCCGTGCGCAAGCTTTTCATTTTGATGGTTCTGAATGCTGGGTCGAGCATGCTTGCCGGTCCGGCACCTGCGGTCCCACTCATCCCTCGGATCACCGGACAAATGTTATGAATCGAGACGAGAGCGGACGCATCGTGGAAACCTCGACCGAAGCGCGCCAGGCCGAACTCGGTCCGAGCGTGTTGATGCTGCTGGGTGTGAGCGTGGCACTTGCAGTTCTGATCATGGCAATCGTTTGGATGATATTTTTCCGGACTTGATCGCCTGGACGTTGTCTCCGCGTGACTTTAGGAACGAAAGCTCCGCCGGGAGCTTGGGTCAGTCCTCAAGCTTTGGAGACAATTATGAAACGTACGTCGCTCTTCATTTGTATTTCTTTGTTCGCGGCCGCCGCAGCATTGGCTGCGGTCCCGGCCTCAGCGCAAAATCCTCCGGCGAAGTCAGGCCCGAACAACAACGCGGTCAATAGCGCCGGTCAGAACAACTCCGATGCGCCTGTCGCGGGCCGCAACAGTTTCACCGAAGGACAGGCCAAGTCGAAGATCGAGGATGCCGGGTACACCAACGTCACCGAGTTGAAGAAGGACGACAATGGCGTTTGGCGCGGCCGGGCCAGCAAGGGCGGATCGGCTACCGCGGTAAGCGTCGACTTTCAAGGCAACGTTAATTCGGCCAAGTAAGAAAGACTCAAAATGACCGTTACGATTTCTCGTCTTTACGACAATTACAATGATGCTCAGCAGGCGGTTCGGCGCCTCGAGGCTGCCGGGGTACCACATTCGGACATCAGCATCGTCGCCAACAATTCGGATAGCTGGTTCAGCACCGACAAGAAGGTGGACCGTGATCGCGATGGTGTCGACGATCGCGCCGAGGGCGCCGGGAAGGGCGCCGGCATCGGCGCTGGCGTGGGTGGCACCGCAGGCCTTCTTGCCGGCCTTGGCTTGCTGGCAATCCCTGGCCTTGGCCCAGTCGTTGCAGCGGGTTGGCTGGCTGCGACCGCGGTCGGTGCGGCCGCGGGAGCGGCGACCGGCGGCATCGTCGGAGCGCTCACGGAGGCTGGAATCTCGCAGGAGGATGCGCACTCCTACGCGGAAGGTGTTCGTCGGGGTGGCACGCTGGTATCGGCGCGGGTGGCGGATGCGGATCAATCCCGCCTCGACACCATCCTGAACGAGTCGTCCGTCAATTTGCGGGACCGCAGTGCCGCCTGGCAGAAAGCCGGCTGGAAATCGTTTGATCCCGCCGGCCAGCCTTACGGTGCCGAAGAGGTTCGCAAGGAGCGGCAGCTATACAGCGGGTCATTGCGCTAGTCAGATCGGACGGCCCGCTCAGGCGGGCCGTCCCTTTTTTGTGTCGTTATGCGTACAAATACCCGACCGGCTTGCCTTCGGTGCGCAGGGGGCGGACGTCCTTGTGCGTGATGATCTGACCGGCGAGGCCGTCGATCTCGTCGCGCTGTGTCGGCGTCCAGCTCCGGAGCTCGTTCATTCCTTTGAGAAGGCCGAGCCGCAGGACTTGCGTGTTTTCACCGACGCCGATGAGGCTGATCGAGGCCTTGCCCGCCGTCACGACATCGCCGACGGACAGTTCAAAGGTCTCGCCGGTCTTCTTCTTGAACTCCGCCGTGCCGCGAATGACGCGATAGATCACGACTTCACCCTTGGAAAAACAGCTGGTGTCCGCAGCAACCGATGTGCTCTTCGGCAGAAGCGACTGGCCGCGCGGGTCGGTTGCGATGATGTGGCCGGTGACGAGATGACCGCTCGGAGCCTCGATCCCGATATCGCGCACGTAAACCGGGATGGCCGATTTGACCGCGCCATCGGTGAGCGGCTTGAACAGCGCATCCAGGGCCAGGGGGTCCTGAAGCCAGAAGCCGGCATCGGCAGGCCGGTTGTGCAGCGGATGGCTCCAGGCCACGCGCGGCGTCTCGGCCTCGTTGATCTGGTCCGGGCCGACGATGGTCGGATTCGGAAATGTGGTCGGGTCGGTGATGAAGGCTTCGAGAAATTTGCCCGAATAGCCCATCGAGATCGGATCGGGCACGACCGTCTGCGGCGTCTTCAAATTCTCTTCGGTCGACAGTCCCGACCAGGTGTAGAAGAGCTGCCGGTGGACGATCGCGCTTTGCAGCATCACCGCGCCGGGGCCGACATTGTAGAAGCGCCCGTCATAGTCGAAGGTGAACGCGCCCGAGGTGACCAGCACGAGCTGAAAGCCGCCCGGTGGCAGATGAAGATGGAAATCGGTAGGGCCGGTGTCCGGACGGTAGATCGGCAGGTTGGTCGCGACCTCGTGCAGCAGGAAGGTCTCGTTGTTGGCGTGAAAGCCTTCGTTGGCGCGGTTGTAGAGTGCTTGCGGCCGGTATGTCGCCTCATACTTCGTATTCTTGTCGCGATCGATCGCCACAAAGTCCTGATCGTTGAGACGAAGGGGCGCGCCGTTCGGGCGGGTGAGGCCGGTGAATTTGAGATCGC is from Bradyrhizobium xenonodulans and encodes:
- a CDS encoding alpha/beta fold hydrolase — translated: MRILKRRSQSPAARTLGALTAHPLASAIVATAGLMVAAAAINRRLSDKAQRDNPPQGRFIDIDGVRLHYVERGSGRPLVLLHGNGSMIQDFESSGLIDLAAKDYRVIVFDRPGFGHSQRPRNVVWTPAAQADLFRDALAHLGVGKVIVLGHSWGASVAVALASRHPSMVEALILASGYYFPTARTDAMMAMAGPAIPGFGDILSHTISPILSRLMWPATLRRLFGPRSVPQKFDGFPKALAVRPSQLRAGAAEAALMVPAAIQSAKTYGELSMPVIILAGENDRLIDIDEQSGRLHDEIKHSKMRRVPNSGHMIQQSDTADLMAAVDEAAAATLH
- a CDS encoding zinc-dependent alcohol dehydrogenase; this translates as MRALCWHGKGDVRVDTVPDPKIQHARDAIIKITACAICGSDLHLFDGYQPTMESGDILGHENMGEVIELGSEVTNLAIGDRVVVPFTISCGNCWFCQQGLFSCCDRTNPNAEVAAKAMGQSPAGLFGFSHMLGGYSGGQAEYLRVPMADIGPIKIPDSITDEQALFLSDIFPTGYMAAVNAQIEPGDTVAIWGCGPVGQFAIRSALMLGAGRIIAIDEVPERLEMAEAGGAEIIDFSKADVHEELMRRTNKRGPDSCIDAVGCEASGHGSADAVLDKVKAATFLATDRVHVLRQAIMACRKAGTISIPGFYVGMGDKIPLGAAMNKGLTIKTGQTHVQAYTRPLLAKIIEGEIDPSFVVTHPASLEDAPEMYQKFRDKEAGVIKVVMRPGR
- a CDS encoding general stress protein, with amino-acid sequence MTVTISRLYDNYNDAQQAVRRLEAAGVPHSDISIVANNSDSWFSTDKKVDRDRDGVDDRAEGAGKGAGIGAGVGGTAGLLAGLGLLAIPGLGPVVAAGWLAATAVGAAAGAATGGIVGALTEAGISQEDAHSYAEGVRRGGTLVSARVADADQSRLDTILNESSVNLRDRSAAWQKAGWKSFDPAGQPYGAEEVRKERQLYSGSLR